The following nucleotide sequence is from Zingiber officinale cultivar Zhangliang chromosome 10A, Zo_v1.1, whole genome shotgun sequence.
catcttggtgcCATTCCACGCTGTCTTGGACCTCCGTCCAGCGATCTTCCATCACTACATCGACTCCAGAAGTAGAGGATTGGATTCGAAGGCCACtcgtcgtcattggataagcacatctcttctttctttcttcatgTTTGAAGATTGTATGTCTAtctacattatgtcttcgggGATTTCTCTGGcacttatggagtagattccttattctaggattagggagtagttgtggttcggtttgatgtaaaactcgtatGTATGCTTATACTCGTTGGATGATCTCTTATGCTTTGTCTCAATTGTTGATTGATTGTGAAGGAATTTGTTAACCTCGTAGAGGGATTATCTCTAGATCGTAcacctgaggggccctagtgactggggtaacccgttcatggacatctaggatacttccttgaaaggagaggcaaattcTCCTCAAGGAAGTGAGAGACCAAACTTAGCTTATTCTCTATTCTTAATAATACCAATTAGAGTCGTGTTCTTAAGAtttgccgaggtgccctagtAACAGGGATAAACCGTAATAGGACTTCTCAGGGGTCTTCTTTATTCTGGTACATAAGAATAGTCGATTTAGCTTCTGGCAAATACATATTGAAGGACAGTGAGTGTAAGATAGAACGTGGTACATCAATACTACCACAACGAAACCGACCTCCTAGAACTCCTCATAACCAAGTTGAACACTTCGACTTACCAGCTCTCGATTCTTCTTCCTGATCTTTCTTCTTTAGATTATTCACaaccattggtagtctagctaaccctaAGTGAataattgctagtgcttataacaagtccctgtgggatcgatatttttattactgacgatgaatccgtgcacttgcgattcgtaacaagtttttggcgtcgttgccggggattgTGTTTATAACATTAGCAAAAGCATATTGAATTAGACTAggctttgttttttttcttcattttctgtatttttttattttctattttgctATTATATTCTATATCTTATTattgcatgcgaagagctaacCTTTCAAGACAGCTACTACCATTTGATCCAGAGATTGACAAGACTTTTCTGAAATGAAGAAATCTACAGAAAGCATTCCAAGCAGCACAAGAATCCTCAGAAATGGCTGACAAACTGTTGAAAGATTACGGAGTACCATATGCACGAGGGGTTCAGTTCAGCATCACCCGACCGCCTATTGAAGCCAACAactttgaaatcaagcctgcagtaATCCACATGGTCTAGGAAAATCAATTCGGAGGAGGACTGCATGAGGACCCAAACCACCACCTAGAGCTGTTCTACGAGATCTGTGGCATTATGAAGGTGAACGGGGTCCCTCCAGAATTAGTTAGACTACTTCTCTTCGGGTTTTCCCTGAAAGACAGAGCCCAGCAATGGCTGAACTCCCTTCCAACAAACAGCATAtcatcttgggagcagtgtgaacAAAAATTTCTGGATAAGTTCTACCCACCCAGCAAAACTGCTCACATGAGGAACCTGATTACTAGCTTTAAACAGATAGActtagaatcattatttgaagcttgggacagattcAAGAGCAAGCTGAGATAGtaccccatcatggccttgaaaaatggttggttctacacaccttctacaatggaatcaattatcacacgaaggtatctcttgattctgcagcaggaggagcactgaTAAACAAAAGACTTGATGAtgctgaagagatcatagagaatgtggcacagaacCACCATCAGTTGGCATCTGAAAGATCTAGTAACTCTTTCACAGGGAATCCAATTAAAGCGTCAGGGAAATTCAACGTAGATGCAGTTACACTCATGTCTGCAAAGATGGACATTTTAACCAAGAAATTTGAAGCCATGGGAAACAACACAGCTAATGCAATAGCATGTGTTTGCGACACTTGTGGAAGTACGGATCacgctcaagatacttgccccttTAGGCTGATTCAAGCACAGATGAACCAACttgagcaatgtgatgcaataGCCAGCTACAATCAGAGGTAAAATAATctgtactccaacacatacaaccctggatggaggaaCCACCCCAATTTCTCATACCAGAATAATCAGGACCAAGGACCAACACATCAAAGTTGTTAGCCTGGGCAACAGAGCTACCAATCTGGACAACAGACTTATCAACAACAGCAACCCTCACAACTATCCaggattgaaaagatgcttgaggaaacTCTCTCAGAACAAAAGGAGATAAAGAATGAGATCAAGCAACTGACTTCAGAGGATGGAAAATTCTGaaaaacatcaaaagatgtaagACAGCCAGATAGCCTAGATAGCTCAGTCTTtctcaagagcacagggaacGTTCACAGGAAAGCATGATATAAATCCAGTAGAAAATTACAACTGCATCGAGCTAAGGAGCGGACGGACTTTGGAAGATCCCCATATTACTTCCCAGAAAGAACTTGACTCAGAGGGAGAGCCCAATCAGATCCAGAACAAGGGTGGAGAAGAAATCACCGAGAAGACCCAAGGATCTCTTCAAATACCTCCACAAAGTAAGATAGTTCCTTTCCTCCAGAAGCTGATAGCATCCCAAAAAGACGAAGAGTTCAACTGATTCCTGAAGAAGATCAAAGAAATCTgcatagaagtaccactgatagatgcgTTGCACCAGATGCCGAAGTTCgtaaaatttttaaagggaatTTTATCAAACAGAAGGAAAAAAGGCGACTTCGAGACCGTGGCATTGACAGAGAATTGCAGCGCTCTACTTATGGCGAACACTCTACCAAAGCTACAGGACCCAAGGAGTTTTTCCATACCTTGCAAAATTAGCTCTGAACTCATACACAAGGCCTCCTGCGACTTGGGAGCTAGTGTTAGCCTACTCCCGTACTCTTTATGTAAGAAGTTGGGActccagaacattaaactgactacCATGGCACTACAATTAGCTGACCACTCATGCAGATATCCAATGGGAATagtagaagatgtgccagtagaagtggACGGATGTATCGTTCCCACTGATTTCATCATtctggatatggaggaggatcccaagataccgatcatccttagaagaccattccttgccacatctagagccctcattgatgtgaagagtcacaagttatccttggagatcgatAAGGAAaggattgaatttgatttatctgacTCTTCTAACTACGTCTCCTTTTCTCAGGAAAACTCTAGCAGGATGAACATGCACAAAGCTGAGGCATGTAGTCCCCTCAGAGTTCCCCTCCAGTGAACAATAAGAATTATATATGTCCTACATGAGCAAAACTAAAGGCGCAGGCTGGAGcactaaccctaggaggagagtcgtgcttccatgggtttagtccacactaactgaacggggtcgagctaaagaccttaaacaagcgcttcttgggaggcaaccgaAGGGTTTTTTTTTAGTTTGATTCGTTATTTCATTTATTGTTTTATTCCTTTAGTTAGTTAGTCGAGTATTTTACTCCTTCTTTTTGGTATTTCATTTTTAGGATGTGCATagcctccatgagctggccatgagcgtttcatgggcgtggaggtGACTGAGGAGCCGAAACGACGTAAGGCGAGTCACCGTGAGCTTAAAGGAGTTAGCCGTGTGATTtaacacggccgtgcgaagccaATGAGGGGACAAAATCCACGGGCCGTgctattggttggtcctaggaataacgtaccggttccactgtacaaaaattttatacaagtgtcgaacctttcctaacaacctattgtgttcttaatggtttagatttggatcacaaacggaacttaacattattgatccaaatccacccatgttataaattcaattaaatatcaattttagaaattggcTCCctggtcaaacatggcgaggcacatgaccttcttgggtttgggaacatccaccactgcctcgacaaagcctcttaacgaaattcaatatttaatttcctaaaataacattaggtttaaccaagaagaacaatcgaatcataagattgaaaaataaaataaaagaaacacaacttcaaatatctaatccaaaaatctagaatcatatgcctcttgtgtttggaattcatacaaagaaaaactagcatgatgcggaaaataattactagttatacctttctttgtatgcaacgacctcttgatcttctactgtattcctcttcttatctcgaacgttgtgtgggcaacgatctaccgagatgagaaccacccaaacccttcttcttcctcaccaagtttcggccaccaagattcctccaaggatgtagaggttcggccaccaccaccaagctccaagggatgcaagaaacaaagcctcctttctctccttcttctcctagctagaaccgaccaccaacaagagctccaagagagggatgaaaccggccactaaagaagaagagaagaggagaagaagaagctctaggaccggccaccaccaaggaagagagggaggaaaaatagaatagagtagttgcccatgaaggcacccctaccccctcttttataatccttggtcttggaaaataagaaaatttaattataattaaaattccctttatttttcttgccattggttaataaggaaaatttaataaaaattccttttaaccactatcatggtcgaccaccttaagAGCTCCAAATTaggtaagttttaaacacaagattaaaacttccttatttgtttccataaattttaaaagtaaaatttctctaataattttttccttcctggttggttataaaaggaattttataaataaatttctctattaaaacatgtggatgatttcgaaaaaggaaagttatctttaaaattaaaatctctttataatctaaaaataaggaaagatatcaaatattttcttaatcttttgtagaaacttataaaaggaaatatttaattttaaactctctttttaaatcatgagcatggttacaaaaaggaaagttttctcaaaaataaaatcttcctttcaatctacaaataaggaaagatatcaaatcttttcttaatcttttgtagaaagctataaaaggaaagatttaaattttaaactctcttttaaaaccatggaatccacataagaaaaatttaaaaataaaatccttttaattttattgtggccgaccacctaagcttggactcaagctagggccggccaccacttggtccatccaaggattaacttggccggccccttgcttgggatccaagcaaggcttggtcggccaacTTAAgataggtaagaaggtgggtatgagtgggtataatactttataaataagaggctacaatagggaccaggaagaggaattggttttggtctcctgatgaaattaagcttcccgtgttcgccccgaacacccaacttaatttcatcaataataattcataccactaaagaattattattgaactgtcgcaccaatcccaaattacattttggacttcttcttattatgagtgtgttagtctccctatgtttaagatgtcggatgtccactaattaattgagttactgacaactcattttaattaatgtcttagtccaagagtagtaccactcaaccttatcgtcatgtcggactaagtccacctgcagggtttaacatgacaatccttatgagctcctcttggagacattatcaacctagattactaggatatagtttccttctataatcaacaatgcacactataagtaatatcatttcccaacttatcgggtcttttgatttatcgagctaaatctcaccctttgataagttaaagaaataaatactaaatatatgtgcttgttattatattaggattaagaacacacacttccataacaactaaggtcttgttcttttattaagtcagtataaaaagaacattccttaaatggtccttctcaatacacttagagtgtactagtgtaatttattagtcaagataaactaatacttaattacactacgactattccaatggtttgttcctttccatcttagtcgtgagctactgtttataatttataaagaactgataatataattttttgtgtgtgataccacacaccatgttatctataatataaattaattgaacaactacacttagcttataaatgtagattttgaccaatgtgattcttaaatgtttatacaaaagctaggcttttagtatacattccaacaatctcctacttatactaaaagactatgctgtcatttatcctgccatacatctgattcccaacctttcAACATGCCCAACAAAAGCTCTtgcttagtgaaaagatctaggttatcatctgatgcaatctaggcgacaacaactttccCTCGTTATATGATATCTAgttttgggtggtacttgcgctttattgtgtttacttgccttatggacttatggtttcttcaagtttgctactgcaccactattattacaaaaattgtaataattttttggacaaaccagaaatcatgtctatgtccatcatgaagtttctgagccatataacttctatggctgccttagaggctgccacatactcagcttctatggtggagtctagaaaaGCACCTatccttaacactcctccatagttatggctttacctcctaaagtaaacacaaaaccccgaggtcaacatactattgtccctatctgattggaagtcaaaatccgtgtaacccacagagatcaaattatctaccttgtaaattagcatataatctctagtccctccaaggtactttaatatatgcattACGGTAGTCTAGTGTCCTAGTcctgagttactttgatatctgctaactataccCTGGGCAAAACAGGTATCtgatctcgtgcacaacatagcatactttaggcttccgacagccgaagcataaggaactgccttcatatcctctatcgcctttgatgtcttcggagacctctttagataaagctactccaagcctaaaaggtagaaaacctttcttggagttttgcatgctaaaacgtgCTAGGATAGTAtcaagctcgggataagcacaacattcttttcttgtgatccctttgataccgagaatatgtgcgcattctcccaagtccttcatatcgaattgcttggacaaccatactcttacttctgacaacactttgatattgtttccaagtatcataaatgttatctacgtatagtacaagaaataccaccatgtttccatcacacttcttgtatacacaagactcatccggacactgaatataTCCATAcgactgaattacttcattaaactggatattccaagaccgtgaagctttgcttcagtccatagactgattgagcttgcacacaagatgctctttgccctttgcaatgaacccttctggttgctttatatggatgttttcttcaagacttccaataaggaaagctgttttgacatccacttaccaaatctcatagtccatatgagcagcaatagataaaagaatccggatagagttAAGCATGATTACCggtgaaaaaatttcctttttcaacaagccttgctttgaaagtttccaccttcccgtctatccctcttttcctattgtagaactatttttacccaatggtttttataccatttggtggttctataagctcccagaatttattagaatacatatattctatttctgtattcattgctatttgtcaagatgttgcatctttatcttggagtgcttcgtcatatgtctggggatcaggttcatgttcaccaaggatcaagtccaaagactctcctaaaacattaatttttcaggttgcctaacaaccctcccactacgacgaggcactgtctgtaattgtgtattatttgtgatacgtgttgcagtttcttgtgatatttcatcttgtatagttggtactagattagatgtatccattattatttctttaagaacaaatttacttatgggcttgtggttcattacatagtcctcttctaaaaatcgggcattggtgctaataatgatcttctgatttttaggactatagacctcctttcgttcctctaggataacccacaaacaagtgaactcctgacCAACTtttcagtgtctcccttcagcacatgtgctggcctaccccaaatctgaatatgcttcagattaggcttacacctattatgtaattctatgggagtagagagttctgacttagaaggtactatgttcacttccgtttccggagtatatccttaaaacaaatttggtaattttctgaataactcatcatcgatctaatcatttttaTAAGAGTTCTATACCTTCTttcttctacaccattctgttagggtgtaccaggtgcagttagttgggattgaatcctggcttatgataagtgactcctaaactcccttaagaggtactcgccactacgatctcaccgtagtgtcttgatacttttaccttgacatttccccacatcagccctgtactctttgaacttatcaaagtacttagacttgcggcgcatcaagtaaatatacccgtatgTCGAATAGTCATctttaaaagagacaaaatatttgaaaccacctctttcctggatagtcataggttctcacaaatcagaatgaaccaaattccaacacgtctttggctctataccccttatacttaaaagcctctcggttatttttccttccaagtaagactcgcaagttggaaagatttccactactaatgaacccaaaagttcatcggctatttgttggtgcgggaagcatccgacgatcgaaccttagttttgataatggcaaaggattcaaagttaagttagtggttgatctaacatgtttgaatgagtatttcaggaaagttctagctgcggttaggcaggggaaaaaccctaaggggtggtaaccttaggtcctagggggcggtaaccctaggtggaggaaaaccctaaggggcggtaaccttaggtcctagggggaggtaaccctaggtggaggaaaaaccctagggggcggtaaccctaggtcctagggggtggtaaccctaggcggaaaagtccagtcggtctggaggaccgaactggcatcagataatctctcctgaggggagtaggtgaggacgcgttccccgtagagggaacagtaggcgtcgggtcgacctagggtttccggttgggaatccgaagtcagactcggacagtccgaagactgtcagttattccttactgtgtattatcagattctaacactgtcttgcaagggattttgctcagactaaccttgttttgcaggtgaggaacctgctggaaaaaggtagtccgggcgcccgggaccaaactttatccctgccgcgacttcgccacatggagcatcctggttggttggccacgtcacactccaggcgcccggaagggatccaggcgcccggaaccgcatataaaaggagggttgaggtgcagcttcaaagcacaacgaattccaagcattcttttgtgaagtgctgccaacaagacgaccttgaagtgctactactcgacgtcgacaacccgaagctcagactcttcgatctttttttgtcggtattagttacttattgcattaattgtaattctaattgtaatctttccgatatatagttgttgcccaccgaaagccgtcaaggaccgcgggccttcgagtaggagtcgtcataggctccgaacgaagtaaaacacctgcgtctctgtgtgttttatcttactttccgctgtgtttcAACTCTGTGTTTAaaacgttaaaatagccacgagcgctattcacccccccccctctagcgctttcaatccatcaattggtatcagagcggggtcattttgaatcggtgtaaccaccatttaaaaaaaaatttcgtggtattttttcggagtcgattagaatttagcctcatagctatattctaattctttttccctcgaatcggtttttctcggaattgatgcaacaccacccgagttcgagATCCATTTTTTTtctaccgcactactaagccaggaccaagtcctgggacatttttttgtggttgtttttcactttaggtaaaactgaaatggcccttcaagaaggctatagtactgcccgccctccgctattcaccggagacgacttcgggtactggaaaggtcggatggaggcatatctccagactcactttgaagtctggatgattgtcaaaaccggattcgaactactatctgacagcgccggcaaaccaacaccatacgaggactgggatgcatcttttatcaagaaagtggaagctaatgccaaggcaacttgcaccctccagtgtggcctatcaaaagaagaactcaaccgcgtcggccccttcaacagtgccaaagaactatgggagaagctaattgaacttcacgaagggacatccgacaccaaagtaagtaaaagagacttaatttttaataaattatttaacatcaaattgcaggaaggtgaaacagctgcccaactccatgcccggattcaagatctgctcaatggtcttcatgcaattggacagaaggtagacaaccgggacatcataaggtattctctaaacgcttttccaaggaacaccttgtgggcatccatggtagatgcctacaaggtctccaaggacttatctaccattaaattagatgaactgtttgcagaattcgaacttcacgaacagactaatgcacgcccgaccgagaaagggttggctttggttgcaggaacagtgatatcgcgtgagtcaaaaatcaagcgaagaaccgaacctgagtcagaagaagaactagattcGGAAGACGATGATGAACTTATaaccgagatagtcaacttagtaaagaagctctgcaaaaagaagggcttcaacaaaaaggatctcagaaaggccatccagtctaaagaagcccaaccaagctcaaaggttaaattcgaagtgacctgctacgggtgcaatcagaagggtcacatcaaggcaaattgcccgaaccagaaggattcaaagaaacccaaaagaaagaaggcattgaaggcaacatgggacgagtcttcttccgaggaatccgacgacgaagaactagaacagacgaactttctcgccttgacagccagggactacaccaacggatccggaagtgaggacgaatcggaagccgagtccgagagaagccacggatccgcatccgtttccaaagggtcgaacccctctgtaagtaaaagtcgtttatatagtttaattaattatttaatgcataaagtagctaagtctcagattcgaattaaagcgcttctaaaggaggtaacactccttaaagaaacgcctaacaacgaatccttaactgatcaagttcagactggaacctcaactcaagttcaaaaacttgaggaagagaattccaatctgaaaagtcaagtcaaggatttgaaaacaactctagagcgattttccttgggatccaagaatcttgacttgattcttggaactcaaagggcaatctacaatcgaactggactaggatataaaaagaagtataaatcttacctatccttaataaacaaaccaaatagaaaaatggtccaagcatgggttgccaagtccaacctgatcaatcaagttggacttggacattattgggttcctaaggatcaaatacattacctcaataaaccttatcgaggctatgatccagggggagctaaaacaataaaaattcaaaattaatctaattaaaaattcaaaattaatctaaaattaaaattttgaatttaaatctaaaattaaaaattcgaaattaatcgagaattaaaaaattcaaaattaatccaaaattcaaaattaaaaattaaaaattaatctaaaactcagaattaaaaaattcgaaattaattcaaaattcaaaattcaaaattaaaaataaatctcaaaattcaaaattcgaaattaatccaaaattcaaaattcaaaattcaaaattaaaaataaatctaaaactcagaattaaaaaattcaaaattaattcaaaattcaaaataaatctcaaaatttaaaattcaaaattcaaaattcaaaataaatcaaaaactcaagattcaa
It contains:
- the LOC122026726 gene encoding uncharacterized protein LOC122026726; the protein is MADKLLKDYGVPYARGVQFSITRPPIEANNFEIKPAVNGVPPELVRLLLFGFSLKDRAQQWLNSLPTNSISSWEQSGGALINKRLDDAEEIIENVAQNHHQLASERSSNSFTGNPIKASGKFNVDAVTLMSAKMDILTKKFEAMGNNTANAIACVCDTCGSTDHAQDTCPFRLIQAQMNQLEQCDAIASYNQR